One window of Longimicrobium sp. genomic DNA carries:
- a CDS encoding sigma-54 interaction domain-containing protein, translating into MSTLDVVARSESFSALWPELAALAGAQARVAASAGELGPAADAIALVLSVAGVEDEAEAVLRELTAAGAPAPLVVGAREDHRLAAALVRAGAADYFALPADVQALRDEMGERARRRGAAEAGGRLAESQRKAFDFGRIIGRSPQLRAALDRAARIIPHGTATVLVTGETGTGKELMAQAIHYNGPRAPGAFVELNCNAIPPTLIESELFGHEKGAFTDARTAKPGLFEAADRGTLFLDEIGDLPLTLQGKLLKVLEDKQVRRVGALKARTVDVRIIAATHVDLAGAVKRGSFREDLFYRLSIIPIHLPPLRDRGEDVLLLAEHFLRTLAAQYGMPAPSITPDLRRALLSHPWPGNVRELRNGLERAVLLSDGPIRPDDLFHGGVGGAVAGGGNGGPLPFPATLDEIEKAAAFAMLERVDGNKSAAADALGISRSRLYRLLEGTDDVSE; encoded by the coding sequence GTGAGCACCCTGGACGTCGTCGCACGCAGCGAATCGTTCTCCGCCCTCTGGCCGGAGCTGGCCGCGCTCGCCGGTGCGCAGGCGCGCGTGGCCGCGTCCGCCGGCGAGCTGGGGCCTGCGGCGGACGCGATTGCGCTGGTACTGTCGGTGGCGGGCGTGGAGGACGAGGCCGAAGCGGTGCTGCGCGAGCTGACGGCGGCGGGAGCGCCGGCCCCACTCGTCGTCGGCGCGCGGGAGGACCACCGCCTGGCGGCCGCCCTGGTGCGCGCGGGGGCCGCGGACTACTTCGCGCTCCCCGCAGACGTGCAGGCGCTGCGCGACGAGATGGGCGAGCGGGCCCGCCGCCGCGGCGCGGCCGAGGCGGGGGGCAGGCTGGCCGAATCGCAGCGGAAGGCGTTCGACTTCGGCCGCATCATCGGCAGGAGCCCGCAGCTGAGGGCCGCGCTGGACCGGGCGGCGCGCATCATTCCGCACGGCACCGCCACCGTCCTGGTCACCGGCGAGACCGGGACGGGCAAGGAGCTGATGGCGCAGGCCATCCACTACAATGGCCCCCGCGCGCCCGGCGCGTTCGTGGAGCTGAACTGCAACGCCATTCCGCCCACGCTCATCGAAAGCGAGCTGTTCGGCCACGAAAAGGGCGCGTTCACCGATGCGCGCACCGCCAAGCCGGGGCTGTTCGAGGCGGCGGACCGGGGCACCCTGTTCCTGGACGAGATCGGCGACCTGCCGCTGACCCTGCAGGGCAAGCTGCTGAAGGTGCTGGAAGACAAGCAGGTGCGCCGCGTGGGCGCGCTCAAGGCGCGGACGGTGGACGTGCGGATCATCGCCGCCACCCACGTGGACCTGGCCGGCGCGGTGAAGCGGGGAAGCTTTCGCGAAGACCTGTTCTACCGCCTGAGCATCATTCCCATCCACCTGCCGCCCCTGCGCGACCGCGGCGAAGACGTGCTGCTGCTGGCCGAGCACTTCCTGCGCACCCTGGCCGCGCAGTACGGCATGCCGGCGCCCTCCATCACCCCCGACCTTCGCCGCGCCCTGCTTTCGCACCCCTGGCCGGGGAACGTGCGTGAGCTGCGCAACGGGCTGGAGCGGGCGGTGCTGCTGAGCGACGGCCCCATCCGTCCGGACGACCTGTTCCACGGCGGCGTGGGCGGGGCTGTCGCAGGCGGCGGGAACGGTGGCCCGCTTCCCTTTCCCGCGACGCTGGATGAGATCGAGAAGGCGGCGGCGTTCGCCATGCTGGAGCGGGTGGACGGCAACAAGAGCGCGGCGGCCGACGCGCTGGGCATCAGCCGGTCGCGGCTGTACCGGCTGCTGGAGGGAACGGACGATGTATCGGAATGA
- a CDS encoding 1,4-dihydroxy-6-naphthoate synthase codes for MADNRTLTLGYSPCPNDTFIFHALVHGIVQADGLCFSERLEDVETLNRLAADAQLDVTKISYGAAPSLLRDYVLLRSGGALGRGCGPLIVARRELSHDELRTARIAIPGRNTTANLLLRLFAADAQPGTELVYSDIMPAVARGDVDAGLIIHESRFTYPQHGLVKVVDLGEWWEQTTGHPIPLGGIMARRA; via the coding sequence ATGGCTGACAATCGCACGCTTACGCTCGGCTATTCGCCGTGCCCGAACGATACGTTCATCTTCCACGCGCTGGTGCACGGCATTGTCCAGGCGGACGGGCTGTGCTTTTCGGAGCGGCTGGAGGATGTGGAAACTCTCAATCGCCTCGCCGCGGACGCGCAGCTGGACGTCACCAAGATCTCGTACGGCGCGGCGCCGTCGCTGCTGCGCGACTACGTCCTCCTGCGCAGCGGCGGGGCGCTGGGACGTGGCTGCGGACCGCTGATCGTGGCGCGGCGCGAGCTGTCGCACGACGAGCTTCGCACGGCGCGGATCGCCATTCCCGGGCGCAACACCACCGCCAACCTGCTGCTGCGCCTGTTCGCTGCGGATGCGCAGCCCGGAACGGAGCTCGTCTACAGCGACATCATGCCTGCGGTCGCGCGCGGCGACGTGGACGCGGGACTCATCATCCATGAATCGCGGTTCACTTATCCGCAGCACGGCCTCGTGAAGGTGGTGGACCTGGGAGAGTGGTGGGAGCAGACGACCGGCCATCCCATCCCGCTGGGCGGCATCATGGCGCGCCGCGCG